The Lathyrus oleraceus cultivar Zhongwan6 unplaced genomic scaffold, CAAS_Psat_ZW6_1.0 chrUn0748, whole genome shotgun sequence genome includes a region encoding these proteins:
- the LOC127114939 gene encoding beta-galactosidase 7-like — protein sequence MFNPRIGLFFIVCSFLLCAFSFATTVEYDTNAIIINGERRIIISGAIHYPRSTSQMWPDLIKKAKDGGLDAIETYIFWDLHEPIRRQYDFSENLDFIKFLKNVHEEGLYVVLRIGPYVCAEWNYGGFPMWLHNLPGIQLRTDNVVFKEEMKIFTTKIVTLCKEAGLFAPQGGPIILAQIENEYGDVITNYGEDGNAYIKWCAQMALAQNVGVPWIMCKQNNAPSPIINTCNGYYCDNFKPNNPKSPKMFTENWVGWFQKWGERKPHRTAEDVAFSVARFFQNGGVLQNYYMYHGGTNFGRTAGGPYIITAYDYDAPLDEYGNLNQPKWGHLKKLHAAIKLGEKVLTNGTVTEKQYGDSVYLTTYANNATGEKFCFLSNSHNSKDVEVDLQQDGKYHVPSWSVSILQDCNKEVFNTAKVDAQTNVYVKKLSKELGNSLIWTWASDPVEDTLQAIGTFNASQLLEQKSVTVDASDYLWYMTKVFINETSTWSNATLQVNTSGHVLHAYVNGQYIGPQWGTYDNLRFTYEKIVSLKQGTNIISLLSGTVGHAHYGASFDMKETGIVGGPVKLIATSSGNTMDLSKSSWSYKVGLNGEARRFYDSKIKNGVQWNINNVVIGKPLTWYKTTFKTPEGKDSVVLDFIGLTKGHAWVNGQSIGRYWPTMVADKNGCDIKCDYRGNYGADKCLSGCGEPSQRFYHVPRSFLNNDTKSNTLVLFEEMGGSPFNVSVQTVAIDFICARTDYGKTLELKCPDGKTISEIQFASYGDPQGNCGSFQVGEWESRHSVAVVEKACGGKQLCSINVTSSIFGITKGGINGQLAVQLLCDGSNPEDNRVQMVHV from the coding sequence ATGTTTAATCCCAGGATTGGGCTCTTTTTTATTGTATGTTCATTTTTGTTGTGTGCTTTCTCATTTGCAACAACGGTTGAATATGATACAAATGCCATTATCATCAATGGAGAACGACGAATAATAATATCTGGTGCAATCCACTACCCACGCAGCACTTCCCAAATGTGGCCAGATCTTATTAAGAAAGCAAAAGATGGTGGTCTTGATGCCATCGAAACATATATATTTTGGGACCTTCACGAACCTATTCGCCGCCAATATGATTTTTCTGAAAATCTAGACTTCATCAAGTTTCTAAAAAATGTTCATGAAGAAGGTCTTTATGTTGTGCTTCGAATTGGTCCTTATGTTTGTGCTGAATGGAACTATGGAGGTTTCCCAATGTGGTTACACAACTTGCCAGGGATTCAACTAAGGACTGACAATGTAGTTTTTAAGGAGGAAATGAAAATATTCACAACAAAGATTGTGACCTTGTGCAAAGAAGCTGGATTGTTTGCACCACAAGGGGGGCCAATTATTTTAGCTCAAATTGAGAATGAATATGGAGATGTCATAACTAATTATGGAGAAGATGGGAATGCATACATTAAATGGTGTGCCCAGATGGCTTTAGCTCAAAATGTCGGCGTCCCATGGATCATGTGCAAGCAAAACAATGCTCCATCACCTATTATCAACACATGCAATGGTTATTATTGTGATAATTTCAAGCCAAACAATCCTAAAAGCCCCAAAATGTTTACAGAGAATTGGGTTGGCTGGTTCCAAAAATGGGGTGAAAGGAAGCCACACAGAACTGCTGAAGATGTAGCATTTTCAGTTGCACGTTTTTTTCAAAACGGTGGTGTCCTCCAAAACTACTACATGTACCATGGAGGAACAAATTTTGGAAGAACTGCGGGTGGTCCATATATTATTACAGCATATGACTATGATGCACCACTTGATGAATATGGTAACTTGAACCAACCAAAATGGGGACATCTTAAAAAACTCCATGCCGCCATAAAGTTAGGAGAGAAGGTTCTCACTAATGGAACGGTTACAGAGAAGCAATATGGAGATTCAGTATATTTGACTACATATGCAAATAATGCCACTGGAGAAAAATTTTGTTTTTTGAGTAATTCACATAATTCTAAGGATGTTGAAGTTGATCTACAACAAGATGGAAAGTACCATGTGCCTTCTTGGTCAGTGTCTATTCTCCAAGATTGCAACAAGGAAGTTTTCAACACTGCAAAGGTTGATGCACAAACAAATGTTTATGTGAAGAAACTATCTAAAGAATTAGGAAACTCACTCATCTGGACATGGGCATCTGACCCTGTGGAAGACACCTTACAAGCAATAGGTACATTTAACGCGTCTCAACTTTTAGAGCAAAAGAGTGTTACCGTTGATGCTAGTGATTATTTGTGGTACATGACCAAGGTTTTCATCAATGAAACATCCACTTGGAGTAATGCAACTTTGCAAGTGAACACATCAGGCCATGTTCTTCATGCCTATGTTAATGGACAATATATTGGCCCACAGTGGGGAACATATGATAACCTTCGTTTTACATATGAAAAAATCGTTTCGTTAAAACAAGGTACCAACATTATAAGTTTACTAAGTGGTACAGTTGGTCATGCGCATTATGGTGCATCTTTTGATATGAAAGAAACTGGTATTGTTGGGGGTCCTGTGAAACTCATTGCAACCAGTTCAGGTAATACTATGGATTTATCAAAATCTAGTTGGTCATACAAGGTTGGATTAAACGGTGAGGCTAGAAGGTTCTATGATTCTAAAATTAAAAATGGAGTTCAATGGAACATAAACAATGTTGTTATAGGAAAACCATTGACTTGGTACAAGACTACTTTTAAGACCCCTGAAGGTAAAGACTCTGTAGTCTTGGATTTCATAGGCCTTACAAAAGGACATGCATGGGTTAATGGTCAAAGTATTGGAAGGTATTGGCCTACAATGGTAGCTGACAAAAATGGATGTGATATTAAATGTGATTATAGAGGAAATTATGGAGCTGATAAATGTTTGAGTGGCTGTGGAGAACCATCTCAGAGGTTTTACCATGTGCCAAGGTCATTCTTAAATAATGACACAAAAAGTAACACGTTGGTTTTGTTTGAGGAAATGGGTGGAAGCCCTTTTAATGTGTCTGTTCAAACAGTTGCAATTGATTTTATATGTGCAAGAACAGATTATGGAAAAACCTTAGAACTAAAATGCCCTGATGGAAAAACTATTTCAGAAATCCAGTTTGCGAGCTATGGAGATCCACAAGGAAATTGTGGATCATTTCAAGTAGGTGAATGGGAATCACGCCATAGTGTGGCAGTGGTCGAAAAAGCATGTGGTGGAAAACAATTATGTTCAATTAACGTGACAAGTTCCATATTTGGAATAACTAAAGGTGGCATAAATGGCCAGCTAGCTGTGCAACTCCTATGTGATGGCTCTAATCCTGAAGATAATCGTGTACAAATGGTGCACGTGTAG